A genomic window from Camelus ferus isolate YT-003-E chromosome 9, BCGSAC_Cfer_1.0, whole genome shotgun sequence includes:
- the UBE2S gene encoding ubiquitin-conjugating enzyme E2 S has protein sequence MNSNVENLPPHIIRLVYKEVTTLTADPPDGIKVFPNEEDLTDLQVTIEGPEGTPYAGGLFRMKLLLGKDFPASPPKGYFLTKIFHPNVGANGEICVNVLKRDWTAELGIRHVLLTIKCLLIHPNPESALNEEAGRLLLENYEEYAARARLLTEIHGGAGAGGAGASGAAASSTDSMAPGGLGGAEGPMAKKHAGERDKKLAAKKKTDKKRALRRL, from the exons ATG AACTCCAACGTGGAGAACCTGCCCCCCCACATCATCCGCCTGGTGTACAAGGAGGTGACGACGCTGACAGCTGACCCACCTGATGGCATCAAGGTCTTTCCCAACGAGGAAGACCTCACCGACTTGCAAGTCACCATTGAGGGCCCTG AGGGGACCCCATACGCCGGAGGCCTGTTCCGTATGAAACTCCTCCTGGGGAAGGACTTTCCTGCCTCCCCGCCCAAGGGCTACTTCCTGACCAAGATCTTCCACCCAAACGTGGGCGCCAACGGTGAGATCTGTGTCAATGTGCTCAAGAGGGACTGGACAGCTGAGCTGGGCATCCGGCATGTGCTGCTG ACCATCAAGTGCCTGCTGATCCACCCCAACCCTGAGTCTGCCCTCAACGAGGAGGCGGGCCGCCTGCTCCTGGAGAACTACGAGGAGTACGCGGCGCGCGCACGCCTGCTCACAGAGATCCACGGGGGCGCGGGCGCAGGGGGGGCCGGGGCCAGCGGGGCTGCAGCCTCCTCCACCGACTCCATGGCCCCcggaggcctgggaggggccgaGGGTCCCATGGCCAAGAAGCACGCAGGCGAGCGCGACAAGAAGCTGGCGGCCAAGAAAAAGACGGACAAGAAGCGGGCACTGCGGCGGCTGTAG
- the RPL28 gene encoding LOW QUALITY PROTEIN: 60S ribosomal protein L28 (The sequence of the model RefSeq protein was modified relative to this genomic sequence to represent the inferred CDS: deleted 1 base in 1 codon) produces MSAHLQWMVVRNCSSFLIKRNKQTYSTEPNNLKARNSFRYNGLIHRKTVGVEPAADGKGVVVVMKRRSGQRKPATSYVRTTINKNARATLSSIRHMIRKNKYRPDLRMAAIRRASAILRSQKPVMVKRKRTRPTKSS; encoded by the exons ATGTCCGCGCATCTGCAATGGATGGTCGTGCGGAACTGCTCTAGCTTCTTGATCAAGAGGAACAAGCAGACGTACAGCACC GAACCCAATAACCTGAAGGCCCGCAACTCCTTCCGCTACAATGGACTGATTCACCGCAAGACAGTGGGCGTGGAGCCAGCGGCCGACGGCAAAGGTGTCGTGGTGGTGATGAAGCGGAGATCCG GCCAGCGAAAGCCAGCCACTTCCTACGTTCGGACCACCATCAACAAAAACGCTCGGGCCACCCTCAGCAGCATCCGTCACATGATCCGAAAGAACAAGTACCGCCCAGATCTGCGCATG GCCGCCATCCGCAGAGCCAGCGCCATCCTGCGCAGCCAGAAGCCTGTGATGGTGAAGAGG AAGCGGACCCGCCCCACCAAGAGCTCCTGA